The Metabacillus schmidteae genome has a segment encoding these proteins:
- a CDS encoding NADPH-dependent oxidoreductase, whose product MNEVLKTLTNHRSFRQYNDTPITDEDLDAILQAAQAAPSWIHGQQVSVIVIKNKDKKKQLASFCGNQEHINQAPIFLVFCADFYRAKLASEIEEKSFDIVNDADALLVGATDVGIALSNAIAASESLGLGTVPIGGIRRNPLDVIELLEIPKYVIPIAGLCVGYPSEDPGLNPRLPKESFRHDETYETNQIQYIKSYNEIFKQHQLKKTNGKHDSNWSNRISKFYRVKHYDNQYPDVPQMLHQQGFTCKDMK is encoded by the coding sequence TTGAACGAAGTATTAAAAACCTTAACAAATCATCGTTCGTTTCGTCAATATAATGATACACCGATAACAGATGAAGATCTAGATGCTATTCTCCAAGCAGCACAGGCTGCTCCTTCCTGGATTCATGGACAGCAGGTGTCTGTAATTGTGATAAAAAATAAGGACAAGAAAAAGCAATTAGCCTCCTTCTGTGGAAATCAAGAACACATCAACCAGGCCCCTATTTTTCTAGTATTTTGTGCTGATTTTTATCGTGCAAAACTGGCAAGTGAGATAGAAGAGAAGTCATTTGATATAGTAAATGATGCTGACGCATTACTTGTTGGGGCAACTGATGTTGGAATTGCTTTAAGTAATGCAATTGCTGCCTCAGAATCATTAGGGCTAGGTACAGTGCCAATTGGCGGCATACGAAGAAATCCATTAGATGTTATAGAACTGTTAGAAATCCCTAAATACGTAATACCAATTGCAGGTTTATGTGTAGGTTATCCATCAGAAGATCCTGGACTGAATCCAAGACTTCCAAAGGAGTCATTCAGACATGATGAAACTTATGAAACAAATCAGATTCAGTATATTAAATCTTATAATGAGATATTCAAACAACATCAACTTAAAAAGACGAACGGAAAACATGATAGTAATTGGTCAAATAGGATCTCGAAATTTTATCGTGTAAAGCATTATGATAATCAGTACCCTGATGTTCCGCAGATGTTACATCAGCAAGGATTTACTTGTAAGGATATGAAGTAA
- a CDS encoding 3-dehydroquinate synthase II: MQQKARQVWYDGRGVLVENMDVWELINHSPIDKVLVSLQQRQDGYFPQKMTFITEVENIEQLEEVPDGDVVFSDKEEILEEAKKRGFKTCIFYSVNNREMLERCSREASQYDFAAVDFDLPTNIPLELIIARLEESNTILLRAVNTAIDTEIAYGTLEKGSDGVLFATTNVSEVRRLTEFMSKQALPKLELHPMVVTEVMHAGMGVRACIDTTGIMTQDEGMIIGSTSGGGVFVCSETHYLPYMNLRPFRVNAGAVHSYVWQPEDAAEYLSDLKAGDKVLCVNTKGETRVLTVGRIKTEVRPMLLIKGKVGDRELNVVVQDDWHIRIMSADGKPRNASTIQPGDELLSYVCEPGRHVGVKVSETIIER; this comes from the coding sequence ATGCAACAAAAAGCTAGGCAAGTATGGTATGACGGAAGAGGAGTTTTAGTAGAAAATATGGATGTATGGGAACTTATTAACCATTCACCGATTGATAAAGTTTTGGTATCTCTGCAACAACGTCAAGATGGCTATTTTCCGCAAAAGATGACGTTTATTACGGAAGTAGAAAACATTGAGCAGTTAGAGGAAGTACCTGATGGCGATGTTGTTTTTTCTGATAAAGAAGAGATCCTTGAAGAAGCAAAAAAACGTGGATTTAAAACATGTATTTTTTACTCTGTTAATAATCGAGAGATGCTCGAGCGCTGCTCAAGAGAAGCAAGTCAGTATGATTTCGCAGCTGTAGACTTTGATTTACCAACAAATATCCCATTAGAGCTAATTATTGCCCGCTTAGAGGAAAGCAATACCATCCTTTTAAGAGCGGTAAATACAGCAATTGATACGGAGATCGCTTATGGAACATTGGAAAAAGGAAGCGATGGTGTATTATTTGCGACAACAAATGTTAGTGAAGTTAGACGACTAACAGAATTCATGTCAAAGCAAGCTTTACCGAAACTAGAATTACATCCTATGGTTGTTACAGAGGTAATGCACGCTGGTATGGGTGTCCGGGCTTGTATTGATACAACTGGTATTATGACTCAGGACGAAGGAATGATCATTGGTTCAACTTCTGGTGGAGGGGTATTCGTTTGCTCTGAAACTCACTATCTTCCTTATATGAATCTTAGACCATTTCGTGTCAACGCTGGAGCTGTTCACTCATATGTATGGCAACCTGAAGATGCAGCTGAATATTTAAGTGATTTAAAAGCAGGAGATAAAGTGCTGTGTGTTAATACAAAAGGCGAAACACGTGTGTTAACAGTTGGCCGAATTAAAACAGAGGTACGTCCAATGTTACTAATCAAAGGAAAAGTAGGAGACCGTGAACTAAATGTAGTCGTACAAGATGACTGGCATATTCGTATTATGAGTGCAGACGGTAAACCACGTAATGCTTCTACGATACAACCTGGTGATGAATTATTATCCTATGTTTGTGAACCAGGCAGACACGTTGGCGTAAAAGTAAGTGAAACAATTATTGAAAGATAG
- a CDS encoding aldose epimerase family protein produces MKLIKEIFGELKGETVYSFTLENRNGMKVSCITLGCIITDIIVPDKNGQFENVVLGLDTVESYINDSPYFGAVCGRVAGRISNGRFELDDHIYELPKNDDNNHLHGGPEAFDQKLWNAKEINDTDLVGVEFSYVSEDGENGYPGNLSVKITYTLNEQNELKISYHGTTDKNTLVNLTNHSYFNLSGNLKEDILSHKLAVKSNEILELNENVVPTGNLMNVANTPFDFRTAKSIEEAVSSTHEQIKRVGQGIDHPFLLNDHQNEEIMLVDEKSGRKLVIETDQQSVVIYTSNMLEESINIRGVKARKYLGICLETQGLPDSINHPQFSPCILNAGEEYNTSTTYKFTV; encoded by the coding sequence ATGAAACTAATAAAAGAAATATTTGGAGAGTTAAAAGGGGAAACAGTCTACTCATTTACGTTAGAAAATCGTAATGGTATGAAAGTATCATGTATAACACTTGGATGTATCATAACAGACATAATTGTTCCAGATAAAAACGGACAATTTGAAAATGTAGTGCTTGGGCTTGATACTGTTGAAAGTTACATAAATGATTCGCCTTATTTCGGTGCTGTTTGTGGACGTGTAGCCGGAAGAATAAGTAACGGACGTTTTGAATTAGATGATCATATTTATGAATTACCAAAAAATGATGATAACAATCACCTACATGGAGGCCCGGAGGCTTTTGATCAAAAGCTTTGGAACGCAAAGGAAATAAATGATACCGACCTAGTTGGTGTGGAATTCTCGTATGTTAGTGAAGATGGTGAAAACGGTTATCCGGGTAATTTGTCTGTGAAAATTACCTACACATTAAATGAGCAAAATGAGCTTAAAATCTCATATCATGGAACAACTGATAAGAACACCTTGGTTAATTTAACGAATCACAGTTATTTCAATTTAAGTGGAAATCTAAAAGAAGATATCTTATCACATAAATTAGCTGTGAAGAGTAACGAAATTCTTGAGTTAAATGAGAATGTCGTTCCAACAGGAAATCTAATGAATGTCGCGAATACACCTTTCGATTTTAGAACGGCTAAAAGTATTGAAGAAGCTGTATCCTCCACACATGAGCAAATTAAACGTGTAGGACAAGGCATTGACCATCCATTTCTTTTAAATGATCATCAAAATGAAGAAATTATGTTAGTTGATGAAAAGAGTGGCAGAAAGCTTGTTATTGAAACAGATCAACAAAGCGTTGTCATTTACACAAGTAACATGTTGGAAGAGTCTATTAATATTAGGGGCGTAAAAGCAAGAAAGTACTTGGGAATCTGCCTTGAAACACAAGGTCTTCCTGATTCAATTAATCATCCGCAATTCTCACCATGCATTTTAAATGCTGGTGAAGAGTACAATACATCAACGACTTATAAATTTACTGTATAA
- a CDS encoding CAP domain-containing protein, which translates to MLKKLVFATFVFFVAMPTVSHGQIKTFKEPPFEFYKVSKGDTFWYIAQRYGLDYRKLMELNPNVQPRNMHVGEVIRLKASAGSVSNFQAQVVQLVNQERAKAGLRPLTHRADVKNVAQKKAEDMINSNYFSHTSPNYGSPFDMLKTFGISYSYAGENIAKGQKTPQEVMNAWMNSSGHRANILKPEFDAIGVGFYHGAWVQMFIKGR; encoded by the coding sequence ATGTTGAAAAAGCTTGTTTTCGCAACATTTGTTTTTTTTGTGGCAATGCCAACTGTATCACACGGGCAAATAAAAACATTTAAAGAACCGCCATTTGAGTTTTATAAAGTGTCAAAAGGAGATACTTTCTGGTACATAGCACAGCGATATGGCTTAGATTATCGAAAATTAATGGAATTAAATCCTAATGTTCAGCCAAGGAATATGCATGTTGGTGAAGTTATTCGTCTTAAAGCTTCAGCCGGGAGTGTTAGCAACTTCCAAGCGCAAGTTGTTCAATTAGTAAACCAGGAACGTGCAAAAGCTGGATTAAGACCTTTAACACATCGAGCGGATGTGAAAAATGTAGCACAGAAAAAAGCAGAGGATATGATTAACTCTAATTACTTTTCACATACCAGCCCAAATTACGGGTCACCTTTTGATATGCTGAAAACATTTGGAATTAGCTACTCATATGCAGGAGAAAATATTGCAAAAGGTCAAAAAACACCACAAGAAGTCATGAATGCTTGGATGAATTCCTCGGGCCATCGTGCAAACATTTTAAAACCGGAATTTGATGCTATCGGAGTAGGCTTCTATCATGGAGCATGGGTGCAAATGTTTATTAAAGGCAGATAA
- a CDS encoding alpha/beta-type small acid-soluble spore protein, with product MASNSNNNSNQLVVPGASQAIDQMKYEIASEFGVNLGGETTSRANGSVGGEITKRLVSMAQQSMSGGTGRF from the coding sequence ATGGCAAGCAACAGTAACAACAATTCTAATCAGTTAGTAGTACCTGGTGCTTCTCAAGCGATCGACCAAATGAAATACGAAATTGCAAGTGAATTTGGTGTAAATCTTGGTGGTGAAACAACATCTCGTGCAAATGGTTCTGTTGGTGGCGAAATCACAAAACGCTTAGTATCTATGGCTCAACAATCAATGAGTGGCGGAACTGGTAGATTTTAA
- a CDS encoding phenylacetate--CoA ligase family protein: MNTQKKIDALNEVLTYAKTSPYYSKRIQIPPLDSLNDLKIIPLTTKAELREQSPFGLLPNSSMSLSQYHESSGTTGTPVSVWYSKSDLDEIAQGITSCGVNFCEQDLVLIRFPYALSTISHFMHRSVQLQGGCVIPADSRTTVTPMPKVIDLMKRLNITVLTCISLQAIMLAEMAEILGLEPKRDFPFLRAICTAGEPITPYRRELIEDIWGVPVFDNYGMTEVGTAMVDCHLKKLHMFEDCFHVEILKDDLVTDVQPGEAGNLVITTLRKRATPMIRYSTGDIVQEINSACACGKGRSFVIRGRKENILSINSVTFDLYELEKIIAPLPARRFWSAGKFNNSLYLFIEKESITDTISREYVDKLMEIYGVSISIILLNKGTLYDRDDEVSFGMKAKPRYFMTDQETANLLNEIKTN; the protein is encoded by the coding sequence GTGAACACACAAAAGAAGATCGATGCTTTAAATGAAGTTCTAACTTATGCTAAAACATCACCATATTACTCTAAACGAATCCAAATACCGCCACTTGATTCCCTTAATGATTTAAAAATAATTCCGCTTACTACAAAAGCTGAACTAAGAGAACAATCGCCATTTGGCTTACTACCAAATTCTTCAATGTCTTTGTCTCAATACCATGAATCATCTGGAACAACCGGAACACCAGTTTCTGTATGGTATTCCAAGTCTGATCTAGACGAAATTGCTCAAGGTATAACAAGTTGTGGAGTCAACTTTTGTGAACAGGACCTAGTTCTCATCCGTTTTCCATATGCACTCTCTACAATATCGCATTTTATGCACCGATCTGTTCAGCTGCAAGGTGGATGTGTGATTCCGGCTGATAGTCGTACAACTGTTACACCAATGCCGAAAGTAATTGATCTCATGAAAAGGTTAAATATAACAGTTCTTACTTGCATATCGTTGCAAGCGATTATGCTTGCAGAAATGGCAGAAATACTAGGGCTTGAACCAAAAAGAGATTTCCCTTTTTTAAGAGCGATTTGTACGGCAGGAGAACCGATAACACCTTATCGTCGAGAACTGATTGAAGATATCTGGGGCGTACCTGTGTTTGATAACTATGGTATGACAGAGGTCGGTACCGCAATGGTTGATTGTCACTTGAAGAAGTTGCACATGTTTGAAGATTGCTTTCATGTTGAAATTTTAAAGGATGATTTAGTGACTGACGTACAACCAGGTGAAGCTGGAAATCTTGTCATAACAACTCTACGCAAAAGAGCTACACCAATGATTCGGTACTCAACAGGAGATATTGTTCAGGAGATAAACAGCGCGTGTGCATGTGGGAAGGGACGTTCCTTTGTTATTAGAGGTAGGAAGGAAAACATTTTATCGATCAATTCTGTCACATTTGACTTATATGAATTAGAGAAGATAATTGCTCCTTTACCTGCAAGACGATTTTGGTCTGCAGGAAAGTTTAACAATTCTCTCTATCTATTTATTGAGAAGGAATCTATTACTGATACGATCTCTAGGGAATATGTTGATAAGTTGATGGAAATTTATGGGGTCAGCATTTCTATTATTCTATTAAATAAAGGAACATTGTATGACAGAGACGACGAAGTGTCTTTTGGTATGAAAGCAAAACCCCGATACTTTATGACTGATCAAGAAACAGCAAATTTATTAAATGAAATCAAAACTAATTAG
- a CDS encoding glycerophosphodiester phosphodiesterase has product MGKKISILNFFNKIKTISTIKRNNSLLIVAHRGASGYAPENTISAFEKALQMKADYLELDIQMTKDGKLVVIHDPTVDRTTNGTGEVHHYTYEELCKLDAGGWFHNKFSGQTIPTLEEIIETYKSKIGLLIEIKNPMMYPNLVLKLEEVLKKCHVDRPMNNEIIIQSFDFEWLETFHKSLPHVPLGLLVKYRVHGVSNVQLRDWSSLVQYINPNKALVTKKLVKRIHSYHMKVIPYTVRDKKSIKNLVDSNVDGIITDFPDYFT; this is encoded by the coding sequence ATGGGTAAGAAAATATCAATTTTGAATTTTTTTAATAAAATAAAGACTATATCAACAATAAAAAGAAATAACAGCTTATTAATTGTGGCCCACCGAGGAGCATCAGGTTACGCTCCTGAAAACACGATTTCTGCTTTTGAAAAAGCCTTGCAAATGAAGGCGGATTATCTTGAGTTAGATATCCAAATGACTAAAGACGGGAAATTAGTTGTTATACATGATCCTACTGTTGATCGAACAACGAATGGAACAGGTGAGGTACATCATTATACATATGAGGAGCTATGCAAATTAGATGCAGGAGGGTGGTTTCATAACAAATTTTCAGGTCAAACTATTCCAACTCTTGAAGAAATTATAGAAACTTACAAAAGTAAAATAGGCTTACTAATTGAAATTAAGAATCCAATGATGTATCCGAACTTAGTTTTGAAGTTGGAGGAAGTATTAAAAAAATGTCATGTTGATCGTCCGATGAATAATGAGATTATCATACAGTCCTTTGACTTCGAATGGCTGGAAACTTTTCACAAAAGCTTGCCACATGTACCGCTTGGACTGTTAGTGAAATATAGAGTTCACGGAGTTTCAAATGTTCAATTAAGAGATTGGTCGTCATTAGTGCAATACATAAATCCTAATAAGGCGCTTGTTACAAAAAAATTAGTGAAACGAATTCACTCATATCATATGAAAGTAATCCCGTATACTGTGAGAGATAAAAAGTCAATTAAAAATCTAGTAGATTCTAACGTGGATGGGATCATAACAGATTTTCCAGATTATTTTACTTAG
- a CDS encoding amidohydrolase family protein yields the protein MIIDAHTHLSDTEYGNTETYLKLMKETGINEAVAVPGAMLDVRKMTEYITGRAKPDNPVPDNLYVEKASKTNQSIHGFICLNPHDKNVLSQLDKGKKQGFKGLKLSPLSHQFSFASKGVTGLADLCGEYGFPVYSHVVYSPGASTTKFIQLAKQFPKTNFIIGHMGFGPADQEALEAAGNMPNFYLETSTGNFLHIQETVKKIGSSKVIFGSEYPLSHPGIELEKILKLNISDREREEILSQNIKLLLQMK from the coding sequence ATGATCATTGATGCCCACACACATCTATCAGATACAGAATACGGCAACACAGAAACGTATTTGAAATTGATGAAAGAAACAGGAATTAATGAAGCAGTAGCGGTTCCTGGTGCAATGTTAGATGTCCGGAAAATGACGGAATATATAACAGGACGTGCAAAACCGGATAACCCGGTTCCTGATAATCTTTATGTTGAAAAAGCCTCCAAAACTAATCAAAGTATTCATGGATTTATTTGTCTTAACCCTCATGATAAAAATGTTTTGTCTCAATTAGATAAAGGGAAAAAGCAGGGATTTAAAGGTTTAAAGCTGTCACCGTTATCACATCAATTTTCTTTTGCATCAAAAGGGGTAACAGGATTGGCAGATTTATGTGGAGAATATGGATTTCCTGTATATTCCCATGTCGTTTACAGTCCTGGAGCTTCAACAACAAAATTTATTCAACTGGCAAAACAATTCCCAAAAACAAACTTTATTATTGGGCATATGGGATTTGGCCCTGCCGATCAGGAAGCATTAGAAGCAGCGGGAAATATGCCGAATTTTTATTTAGAAACCTCAACAGGTAATTTTCTTCATATTCAAGAAACAGTTAAGAAGATAGGGTCTTCAAAGGTAATATTTGGTTCAGAATACCCGTTATCACATCCTGGGATTGAGCTTGAAAAAATATTAAAGCTTAACATCAGTGACAGAGAACGCGAAGAAATTTTAAGCCAAAATATTAAATTATTACTTCAAATGAAATAG
- a CDS encoding 2-amino-3,7-dideoxy-D-threo-hept-6-ulosonate synthase gives MSGKEIRLKKLYHHSDKLLIVPMDHGITIGPVTGLTDINKTVEAVFDGGADAIVVHKGLVRYLTDAIGSNKGELIIHLSASTALAPESQTMRKELVSSVEHSIRLGATAISTHVNLGSEFEAEQIKDVGLIAEECDKWGLPLLAMMYVRDGCKTHEFDPERIGHAARVAEELGADIVKVNYSGSPETFKQVVSGVKIPVLIAGGERLSSNQDLITMIDDAVNAGANGISIGRNIFQDEDPQKLCENIRSILNQS, from the coding sequence ATGTCCGGAAAAGAAATTCGTCTAAAAAAGCTATATCATCATTCCGACAAATTACTCATTGTACCAATGGATCATGGGATTACAATCGGACCTGTAACAGGGTTAACGGATATTAACAAGACTGTTGAAGCTGTATTCGACGGTGGTGCTGATGCGATTGTTGTTCATAAAGGGCTTGTTCGATATTTAACGGATGCCATTGGTTCAAACAAAGGTGAGCTTATTATCCACTTATCAGCATCAACAGCTTTAGCTCCAGAATCTCAAACAATGAGAAAAGAACTCGTTTCCTCTGTAGAGCATTCCATTCGACTTGGTGCAACGGCTATTTCAACACATGTTAACCTGGGCTCTGAATTTGAAGCAGAACAAATAAAGGATGTAGGTCTTATCGCGGAAGAGTGTGATAAATGGGGTTTGCCTTTATTAGCCATGATGTATGTCCGTGACGGTTGCAAAACGCATGAGTTTGACCCGGAGCGAATCGGCCATGCTGCACGTGTAGCAGAGGAACTTGGAGCAGATATTGTCAAAGTCAATTATAGTGGTTCACCTGAAACATTTAAACAAGTCGTTTCCGGTGTGAAAATCCCAGTGTTAATTGCTGGAGGAGAAAGGTTATCGTCAAACCAAGATTTAATTACTATGATTGACGATGCTGTTAATGCAGGCGCGAATGGAATCTCAATTGGTCGAAATATTTTCCAAGATGAAGATCCACAGAAATTATGTGAAAATATACGATCTATTTTAAATCAATCATGA
- a CDS encoding anti-repressor SinI family protein, with product MPNKKKNTIDNEIIRLVKEAMKSGISKQEFSSFLKNKTIEKMKH from the coding sequence TTGCCTAATAAGAAAAAAAACACAATAGATAATGAAATTATTCGGCTGGTTAAAGAAGCGATGAAATCAGGTATTAGTAAACAAGAATTTTCTTCTTTTTTAAAGAATAAAACGATAGAGAAAATGAAACATTAA
- a CDS encoding alpha/beta fold hydrolase produces MPTVELKNGKTIAYDDIGNGMPLLFIHPPGMGRHVFYYQRKLSHSMRVICPDLTGHGDSSRIEATNISLKYYGEELMLLLDKLGIDRAIVCGYSAGGMIAQYMSIHFQDRVSGLILFGGYPAVLDRLFQLEHKIGMKLVKHNRDFLSKMLARSHTKDKKVREVLVTHMRKAQVEVWSKYYFEVLQSNIIKELKNISAPVLIIDGSKSEFTNKYHPYYKKRIKQLRLVIINKTNHQVPTKRWKIANKEIELFYKKLKNKAGKTE; encoded by the coding sequence ATGCCTACGGTAGAATTAAAAAATGGAAAAACAATAGCCTATGATGATATTGGAAACGGTATGCCGCTTCTTTTTATTCATCCGCCAGGAATGGGAAGACATGTGTTTTATTATCAAAGGAAACTTAGTCACAGTATGAGAGTAATATGTCCAGATTTAACCGGACATGGTGATAGTTCACGGATTGAGGCAACTAACATCTCATTAAAATATTATGGAGAAGAACTAATGTTACTATTAGATAAACTTGGAATTGATCGTGCGATAGTTTGTGGATATTCAGCAGGTGGAATGATTGCGCAATATATGAGTATTCATTTCCAAGATCGGGTAAGCGGGCTTATTTTATTTGGAGGATATCCGGCTGTTTTAGATCGATTATTTCAATTAGAACATAAAATAGGAATGAAGCTAGTGAAACACAATCGTGATTTCCTTAGTAAAATGTTGGCTAGAAGTCATACGAAAGATAAAAAAGTGAGAGAAGTACTCGTAACCCATATGAGAAAAGCACAGGTTGAAGTATGGTCAAAATATTACTTTGAGGTATTACAATCTAACATAATCAAAGAGCTTAAAAATATCTCAGCACCAGTTTTAATCATAGATGGTTCGAAATCAGAATTTACAAATAAATATCATCCTTATTATAAAAAAAGAATTAAACAACTCAGATTAGTGATTATAAACAAAACGAATCATCAAGTACCAACAAAAAGATGGAAGATTGCAAATAAAGAAATCGAATTATTTTATAAAAAACTAAAAAATAAGGCAGGAAAAACGGAATAA